The Pan troglodytes isolate AG18354 chromosome 6, NHGRI_mPanTro3-v2.0_pri, whole genome shotgun sequence genomic sequence GTGAGCGATCACCATCCTGTCCAcaaaaggcagaagaaacagGTTCCATCAGTCCAGGAATGGCTCAGACACCCTCCCATCCTCTCTGTCCCATCTTCCACCGCCAGAACACAACAcggggccaggcacgatggttcacacctgtaatcccagcactttgggaggccgaggcgggtggatcacttgaggtcaggagttcaagatcagcctggccaacatggtgaaaccccaactctatctactacaaatacaaaaattagcggccaggcgcagtggctcacgcctgtaatcccagcactttgggaggccgaggcgggcagatcacaaggtcaggagatcgataccatcctaacacggtgaaaccccgtctctactaaaaatataaaaaattagccgggcgtggtggccggcgcctatagtctgagctactcaggaggctgaggcagaagaatggcgtgaacccagaaggaggagtctgcagtgggccaagatcatgccactgcactccagcctggtccacagagcaagaccctgtctcaaaacaaacaaacaaaaacaaaggggaaaaaaaaaaaagcatgggagCCGCTGCTTTCTTCCCTAACTTGAGATGTATTTTACATAAGGGCATATGATCCTCTAGTCCTAGACCGAGCTCTCTAACATCACTCCTTCTACCCCCATCTCCGAATCCTCTACCCCCAGAGGAGTAGCCACCCTTCCAGGTACACAGAGCTGAGGTCACTAGGCTGGACACTGGCAAAAATGAGGTTGACTCCCTGAAACAgctcttgaacacaggaggtggatgGATGCAGATTTGGGAGGGATACTTATTAATGCATCAAGCAAACAGGGAGTGCAGGCTGGGAGGTAGGCATGGGGCTAGGTGCGAGGTGCTCAGCAGTGACTCAAATCTAAGTCCACAGGTCCtgggcagtgggagtggagatGCATGCAGAGAAATGGTGCAAGTGCCAGGCAAGGCGGCTcacgcctagaatcccagcactttgggagttttactagagaccaggagttcaagaccagcctgggcaacatagcaagaccttgtttctacaacaaatttaaaaattaggggcgggcatggtggctcacgcctgtaatcccaacactttgggaagccgaggcgggtggatcatgaggtcaagagtttgagaccagcctggtcaacatggtaaaagtctatctctacaaaaaaataccaaaaaaaacctagctgggcatggtggcatgcgcctggaatcccagctactcatgaggctgaggcagaagaattgcctgaacccaggaggtagaggttgtagtgagccaaaattgcaccagtgctctccagcctgggcaacagagcaagactccatcttgcggaaaaaaaaaaaaaatttaaacttagcCTGACATGGCCGcacacacctgtggccccagctatttgggaggctgaggcaggcagataacctgaggttgggagttcgagaccagcctgaccaacacggagaaaccccatatctactaaaaatacaaattagctgggcatggtggcgcatgcctgtaatcccagctactcgggaggctgaggcaggagaatcacttgaacccaggaggcagaggttgcggtgagccgagattgtgccattgcactccagcctgggcaacaagtgcaaaactccatctcaaaaaataaataaataaataagaagaaatgtcCCTTAGAAGGGAAGAAAAACCCAACAGAGGGACCCGTCTGTGCTCAGAGCTCCCGGCACCTGCCCGAGGCCTCCACAGTAcagactgtttttgtttttgtttttttgagagacaaaatctcactctgtagcccaggttggagtgcaatgacatgatcttggctcactgcaacctccacctcctgggttcaagcaattctcctgcctcagcctcccaagtagctgggattatagacgcccACCTCTGTGTTccgctaattgttttatttttagtagagacagggtttcaatatCTGTTGGCCacgccggtctcaaactcctgacctcaggtgatccacctacctcggcctcccaaagtgctgggattacaggcgtgagccaccgcacccagcccagactgTTGTTGAAGCctgttttcctcttctctttcctcagttcatttcttcttttacGCCCTCCCCCATCATTGCTCTGCCTATCCGAAGACTGTGGCTGGCACAGATCAGAAAAGAACCCCCTAGCCTCAAGTTCCAAACCCACACTCTCCAACAGCCAGGCTCTCAGATGGGAAACTTCAAAGCCTGTGACAGCCTGGCTGaacctctccagcctgggtggctccCTCCAAATCCTGCCCCAGAAAACAGGCATCTCCTCTGGCCACCTCCCAAAGAAGCCTCAAACACCTGCTCCTGGAAGCCTGTACTCTTCCCCTTCGCAACAAAGGGCCTGTCCACCCAGTCCTGCTGAGCACACCCCTGTGCCCCCGAGCTCTGAATTGTCCTTGGCCCAGGCTGCAAcaacttctcagagccttctgcCTGCTGCAGACTTGGCTCAGCCCAAAGCACTGCATGAAATTGGGGTGTGCTGTATGAGTCAAGAGGCATTTCTACCACCTCTCCTGCTTCTACCCCAAGTGAAAAATCCAACTCTGAACGCTGAGTTAGAACTGCACGATTGTAAGGAAGAaaagggggccaggtgtggtggttcacacctgtaatcccagcactttgggaaggtgaggcaggaggatcactagaggccaggagttccacgccagcctggcaaacatggtgaaacccagtctctaattagccgggcacggtggctcacgcctgtaatcccagcactctgggaggccgaggtaagtggatctcctgaggtcagtagtccaagaccagcctggcccaacatagtgaaaccccgtctctactgaaaaatgcaaaagttggccaggcgtggtagctcacgcctgtaatccgagcacttcaggaggccgaggcgggcggatcatgagttcaagagatcgagaccatcctagccaaaatggtgaaaccccgtctctgctaaaaatacaaaaattagcagggtatgttggcgtgtgcctgtaatcccaactcctcaggaggctgaggcaggagaatcacttgaacctggaaggtgaaggttgcagtgagacgagattgcgccactgcactccagcctggccgcggagtgagactccatctcataaaaaggaaaaaaggaaaacttagctgggcgtggtggcatgtgcctgtaatcccagctactcgggaggctgaggctggagaatcacttgaacctgagcggcagaggttgcagtgagctgagatcatgcccctgcaccccatcctgggcaatagaagGAGACTGcatatccaaaaaataaaaaataaagcaaaaattagctgggcgtgatgacaCACATctagaatcccagctacttgggaggctgagacaggaggatcacctgagcctgggaagtcaaggctgcagtaagccaaaactgcaccgctgcactccaacctgggcaaccagagtgagaacccatttcgaaaaaaaaaaacagccccagcacagtggttcatgggtgcctgtaatcctagctactcaggagactgaggcaggagaatcacttgaacccaggaggcagaggttgtaatgagcagagatcaccccactgcactccagcctgggccatatagtgagactccatctcaaaaagaaaaaaaaagaacaaaaaagaaaaccacaatttGGGTGGGTAGATATTTGGTCCCCTGAACTATCTGGGTATGGACGGCCTTCCCATTGGGCTGGACGCGAGGCCGATCTTGAACAGCACACGCCCACCGAGGTCAGCCACCTGCCAGGGTCTCCTTCCCAATCTAGCCGAGGGCAGGCAGGGAGCACTCACTTCAAGTAGTAGCCAGCAGATTCTAGGTGGGACGCAGGCTCGTTGGCCACAGACCACATCACGACCGCGGGGTGGTTCTTGTCCCTACGCACCACTTCTTCCATCACCTGCATGTGGTGATGCAGAGAAACGTTGTTGAAGAACTGCCTGCGGGCCAGGAGGGAAGGGACAGAGGGTCACGGTGACGCCCCCGGGCTGGGCAGGCGGAGCAGGTGCACAGCAGAGACTCACGGCAGCGCCAGGCCCACGCCGGGACACTCATCGATGACCACAATCCCATAGCGGTCACACATCTGCATCACTTCCTCTGCATAGGGGTAGTGGCTGGTACGGAAAGCGTTGGCACCAAGCCAGCGAAGCAGGTTGAAGTCCTTCACCAGCAGCGGCCAGTCGAAGCCCTTCCCTCGGATCTAGGGGATAGCAGAGCCAAGTGACCCCTGTCCCTGTCAAAGCTGCACTTCCTCTGAGAGCCAGGACCCTGGAGAGCCACCCCATGAGCCCCCTCTCCATTTGGAGCCATTTGCCTCATTGCCCTGAGCTGCCCTCAACTGCAGGACACAGGGAAGGCGAAAGTGGAGGGTGACCAGAAGCAGCCCCCACAAGGACCCAGGAGCCCCAACACACGTCCGCATCCTCATGCTTGTTGACGCCGTGGAAGTAGAAAGGTTTCCCATTGATGAGGAACTGGCTCTTGGTGACAGCCACAGTGCGGATCCCCACAGGGAGTGTGTAGAAGTCAGACACAGGCCCCAGTGACGTCTGTGCAGTCAGCTGCACCTATGACAGCCAAAGCACCAGGTGTGAGCACCCCGACAGCCTAAGCCCCATCCGGCCTGCCCTCCAGCAGGAAGGCCCCTCATGCACCCCAGCAGCTGCCTCTGGGCCTGTAAGCAGAGATGCAGCAATCAGAGGTTCTGCCCTACCCTGGCTGACCCTGGGAACCTGCCCTTCAAAACATGGCCTTCCCTTTGACAtgacaaggtggctcatgcctggagttcccacactttgggaggctaaggcaggaggatcacttgagtccaggagttgaagatcagcctggcgacagactgagaccccatctctatcaaaaaaaaatgttttccttctgagacagtctcagtctgtcccccaggctggagtgcagtggtgtgatctcagctcactgcagcctctgcctcctgagttcaagcaattctcctgcctcagcctcccgagtggctggaattacaggtgttcgccaccatgcccagcaaattttcatatttttagtagagatggggtttcaccatgttggccaggctggtcttgaactcttggcctcaagtgatccacccacctcagcctcccaaaatgctgagattacaggcatgagtcactctGCCCAggctacaaaattttttttatttagccagacatggtggcatgtgcctgtagtcccagctactcaggaggccaaggcaggaggactgctgcAGGctgagagttcaaggctgcagtgagctgtgatcaggccattgcactccagcctgggtgacagagtgagaccatctcaaaaaaaaaaaacaaaaaaacatgggcCTCCCACCAAGGGTGAGAAACATCAGAAAGCTCAGAGGACCATGCCTGCCCATCCACCTGTCTTGGGCTCCTGCTGAAGCCAGGGTCACCACATGGGGGCAAAAGACCTCCCTTAGGCATGTCCCAAACCACCATTACCTCCAATGAATACAGATAGGCAGGGCGTTCGTGCATCAGGTACGGCCACCAGAGGCTGACACCTGGCACCTTAAGTTGGCCCTGGGTCCCAGTCCCATTCGCCACGACTTTGTTTTCTGCATCCAAAAGACGCACTTCCAACTTGAACAGGTTACTGCCCTTGACAGAGATCTGGTAATTCACCAGCCCTGCAAGAAACAAGAGAGACCAGGGCTGAGGGAGGGACACGACCTGAGTCACACAAACAGGAGCGCCCTGCAGCCACCGCTGCCAGGCAGCCAtttgtttctgttgctttttttaaatttaatttcttaattttttttttgagacggagtctca encodes the following:
- the GUSB gene encoding beta-glucuronidase isoform X4 yields the protein MDPGPAHKSGAEDWQCPFLCHRGLVNYQISVKGSNLFKLEVRLLDAENKVVANGTGTQGQLKVPGVSLWWPYLMHERPAYLYSLEVQLTAQTSLGPVSDFYTLPVGIRTVAVTKSQFLINGKPFYFHGVNKHEDADIRGKGFDWPLLVKDFNLLRWLGANAFRTSHYPYAEEVMQMCDRYGIVVIDECPGVGLALPQFFNNVSLHHHMQVMEEVVRRDKNHPAVVMWSVANEPASHLESAGYYLKMVIAHTKALDPSRPVTFVSNSNYAADKGAPYVDVICLNSYYSWYHDYGHLELIQLQLATQFENWYKKYQKPIIQSEYGAETIAGFHQDPPLMFTEEYQKSLLEQYHLGLDQKRRKYVVGELIWNFADFMTEQSPTRVLGNKKGIFTRQRQPKSAAFLLRERYWKIANETRYPHSVAKSQCLENSPFT